The Bdellovibrio sp. NC01 genome includes the window TCACTTTTTGCAAAACAAAAGAAGAGCCCGCTGTTTTTGCAGCGTCTTCTGAACTAAAAGACTCAAAATCCTGTTTTATGTCTTTCATGTTTACTTCTCCTGTTTCTTTCCGCGTAAGGCTTTCAAGCTGCGACTAATAATTTGGCGAACGTTGCTGGGTGAAAGATCGAGTTTATTTGCGATCTCATCAAACTCCAGTTCATCCAAATAGCGATAGCGCATGACTTCTTGTTCGCGCGGTTTGAGCTGTTTTAGCAACGCCGCGGACTCGTCCTTACTCTCTAAAGTAGGAGTCTCCGCTGTATTTTGTGACAAAGAATCGTCCCACTCGAGGAAATCTTTAATTTCGCGGTTTCTAT containing:
- a CDS encoding RNA polymerase sigma factor is translated as MENNLQDLNDEELLVALAEGHEKALDILYMRHSGRVLAYALKRGLSKEQADDVLQIVFLQVFRKKHHYDPKHKALAWLYVITRSELKDYRNREIKDFLEWDDSLSQNTAETPTLESKDESAALLKQLKPREQEVMRYRYLDELEFDEIANKLDLSPSNVRQIISRSLKALRGKKQEK